The genomic interval TGACCGTTATCGTCAAGGCGATCTTCTTCCCGCTGGCTAGCCGCTCGTACGCCTCGATGGCTGCGATGCGCCGCGTGCAGCCGGAAATGAAGTCAATCCAGGAACGCTTCAAGGACGATCGTCCTGCCCAGCAGCAGGCGATGATGGAGCTCTACAAGAAAGAGAAGATCAACCCGCTCTCCGGATGCTGGCCGATCCTCATTCAGATCCCCGTGTTCTTCGCGCTCTATACCGTTATCTTTATCAGCCTCGACATGCGCCATGCGCCGTTCTTTGGCTGGATTCAGGATCTGGCGGCGCCAGATCCAACCAATATCTTCACGCTGTTCGGCCTGATCCCATGGGATCCGACCGTGGTGCCGCTGCTGGGCAGCTTCCTGCACCTCGGCATCTGGCCGGTCATCATGGGCATCACCATGTGGGTCCAGATGAAGCTGAACCCACCGCCACCAGATCCAACCCAAGCGATGATCTTCAACTGGATGCCCGTCATCTTCACCTTCATGCTGGGTGCATTCCCAGCGGGTCTTGTGATCTACTGGGCTTGGAACAACACCCTCTCGGTGACCCAGCAGTGGTTCATCATGAAGCGCCACGGCGCAGAGGTGAACCTGCTCGGCAATATCCTGGACAGCTTCAAGAAGAAGCCCAAGCCAGCTGAAACCACCAAGTCCTGATCGCCAAAAAGCACAGGAACTGTTATTGCCCGCCGGACCACTCCGGCGGGCTTATCGTTTGAAGGCAGACCATCATGAGCGACATTGATTATTCGCCCGACATCATCGAACGCGGCCGGCTGCTGTTTGCGCGCCAGTTCCTGTTCGTCAAAGGCTGCGTGCGCATTGCCGACCTGCCGCCCATGGACCGGGTCGAGATCGCCTTTGCCGGGCGCTCCAATGTCGGCAAGTCGAGCCTGATCAATGCGCTGGTCGGGATGTCGGGCCTAGCCCGTACGTCCAACACGCCGGGCCGCACGCAGGAGCTCAATATCTTTGAGAGCCAGAGCGAAAGCCTGCGCATCGTCGACATGCCCGGCTATGGCTATGCCAAGGCGCCAGAAGACAAGGTGCGGCAGTGGACCAAGCTGATCCATCAATACCTGACCGGCCGCGCCACGCTGCGCCGTGTCTATGTGCTGGTCGATGGCCGCCATGGCCCCAAGGACAATGACCTGACCGTGATGAACGAGCTGGATCGTTCTGCGGTGAGCTATCAGATCGTTCTGACCAAGGCCGACAAGCCCGGCAAGGAAGAGCTGGACAAGGTGATCGCTGCTACCAAAGCCGCGATCCTCAAGCGCCCTGCCGCCCATCCGCACGTGATCCTGACCTCGTCGGTCAAGGATGTTGGGCTCAAGGAATTGCGCACTGAAATTGCGATGCTGCTGGAAAGCTAACCGCCACGACCTCGTGGTTCGACAGGCTCACCATGAGGTCTACTGTTAAGGCGCCACTCCAGTAGAGCTCATCCTGAGCTTGTCGAAGGACGAGGGCTTGGCACTGGCGTTACCGCGTCGTGCAGGCGACCCAGCGGCGGAGGATGTCGGGCAGGGATTTGGACTTAGCCGCAAAATCCTCGGCATCCTTGAACGTCACCACACCTCGATCCGGCGCGGCCCAGGACAAAATCTTGTCGGGGTCTTCGAAGCGGAAGAAATCGTCGGCACCGGCCTTGGCGCCCCGATGGAGGATCAGCTGAACGCGATCGCCGGGGCTGAGCCGCATGGTGATGCGGTCGTCGGCGCCCAAGCCATAGCTTGGCGCGTTCCACTTGATGCGTTCGCTCAGACCGGGCACGGCATCAAGGATCAGATGATGAAGCGCGATCACCTCGGACTTGCGCGTGTGCTGCAGGCTATCGAAGTAAAGATCGAGGGTAGACCACTGTTCGGCGACGGCCATGTCAGCGCCCTTTGAAGAACTGCCCGATATAGCCCGCAACTTCACCGCTGTCGCTGCGCTTGGCAACTGAGGCAATTGCCGTATCCACCACTTCGTCAGGGGCTTTGCCGCGCCGCAACTCGGCCAGCGCTATGGCATAGTCGTCGTCAAATTCAGGGTGTGGCTGAAAACTGATGGCCGCGCCATTGTGATAGACAAGCCCGGCATTGGGGGTGAAGTCAGAGGCCATGAACACCTCGGCCTCTTTGGGCGGGGTGATCACCTGATCCTGATGCGAGCAGGCGACGGCCAGCGACTGCGGCGCGGTGCGCATGAAATCGGGACGGGATTTGACGCGATAGGTGTGCCGACCAAGGCCCCAGCCCTTTTCCGACAGCCGCACATCGCCACCCAAAGCGTCGGCCATGATCTGGTGGCCAAAGCAGACGCCCAGCATCGGCGTGCGACGGCCATAGGCTTCGCGGATGAAGGCGCGCAGGGGATTGAGCCACGGCAGATCGTCATAGACGCCTGCCGCAGAACCGGTGATGACGATGCCATCGAGCGAAGCGGGATCCGGGAACGGCGCCCCGTCGGACACAGCCACCATGTCGTAGGTAAAGCCCTGCCCCGTTGCATCAAACATGGTTTCAAACATGCGCCGGTACGGGCCAAATTGGTCGCGCAACGATGCCGGTACATCCCCGGTCTGGATGATGGTCAGTTTCACAGGCGCTCTCCGCTTCTGCACCGGGCCAGCCTGCGCGCTGGACGGGCGCATATCAACGACCCAGGATATGGGAACGGTCTATCCCAGACAGGGGCTAGTTGTGAACGGTGAGTTTGATGGCTTTTTCCACGCCGTGCTCGGTGACATTCACCCAGCGGGAAAACGGCGCCTCATTGGTACTGGCGGCGATCATTTCATCGACATAGATACCGCGTCCGGCAAGCCCTCGACGCGCTGCCGCCGGCAGCAACCCGGACATGACACGAACCAGACCGACGGGAACGGAAAACCCCGTCTCGCGCTTGCCCTCTACATATTTATCAACACTGACCATCATCATGGCAAAGCCCCCAGAGCATATGTTCCGGGCACATTTAGGCAGCGCGCGTGACAGCCGCAAGGCGGCCTGACTCAAATCAGGCCGCGACGAATTTCAGCGCGACGCCATTGATGCAGTAGCGCAGGCCGGTCGGCTTGGGACCGTCGTCGAAAACGTGGCCCTGGTGGCCGCCGCAATTGGAGCAGTGGACTTCGGTACGGGTCATGAAGAGGCTGTTGTCGACCGTGGTGCCGAGCGAGCCTTCGATGAAGGTGTAAAAGCTCGGCCAGCCGGTGCCGCTGTCGAATTTGGTATCGGAGGCAAACAGGGCCTGGTCACAGCCTGCGCAATGGAAGGTGCCGGAGGCATGTTCGTCATTGAGCGGCGAGGTGTAGGGCACTTCCGTGCCTTCGTGGCGCAGCACGTCATAGGCAGCCGGATCGAGCTTGGCCTTCCACTCGGCGTCGGTCAGCTTGAACGGGAAGTCGCCTTCGGCGGCGACTGTCTGGCCCATGGGGCGCAAGAAGGCGAAGGCGCTGAGCGCGGCGACGGCGGTGCCACCGAGAAGCAGATTGCGACGGCTGATAACCATTCCTCTTGGCCTTTCAAAAGTTGCCCCGCGCCCCCGCTCCGCGGGAGGTACACGGGCGGTCGCGCGGGGCCTGTATGACGTGCACTCTATATGCTTGGGCAAGGCGGTGACACGTCAAGTTATGGTGAGGGACTCAGGGGGCTGCCTCCCTCGTGGCCCCCGGTGAACCGGGGGCCGGCAGAATTACATCTTTGGGGTCAGAACCTTGTCGATGACGTGGATCACGCCGTTCGACTGGATGACGTCAGCGATGGTGACATTGGCCACGGTGCCGTTTTCGTCGGTCACGGTGACCTTGCCGTCCTTA from Devosia sp. 2618 carries:
- a CDS encoding gamma-glutamyl-gamma-aminobutyrate hydrolase family protein (Members of this family of hydrolases with an active site Cys residue belong to MEROPS family C26.), producing the protein MKLTIIQTGDVPASLRDQFGPYRRMFETMFDATGQGFTYDMVAVSDGAPFPDPASLDGIVITGSAAGVYDDLPWLNPLRAFIREAYGRRTPMLGVCFGHQIMADALGGDVRLSEKGWGLGRHTYRVKSRPDFMRTAPQSLAVACSHQDQVITPPKEAEVFMASDFTPNAGLVYHNGAAISFQPHPEFDDDYAIALAELRRGKAPDEVVDTAIASVAKRSDSGEVAGYIGQFFKGR
- a CDS encoding DUF1801 domain-containing protein; the encoded protein is MAVAEQWSTLDLYFDSLQHTRKSEVIALHHLILDAVPGLSERIKWNAPSYGLGADDRITMRLSPGDRVQLILHRGAKAGADDFFRFEDPDKILSWAAPDRGVVTFKDAEDFAAKSKSLPDILRRWVACTTR
- the msrB gene encoding peptide-methionine (R)-S-oxide reductase MsrB, with product MVISRRNLLLGGTAVAALSAFAFLRPMGQTVAAEGDFPFKLTDAEWKAKLDPAAYDVLRHEGTEVPYTSPLNDEHASGTFHCAGCDQALFASDTKFDSGTGWPSFYTFIEGSLGTTVDNSLFMTRTEVHCSNCGGHQGHVFDDGPKPTGLRYCINGVALKFVAA
- the yihA gene encoding ribosome biogenesis GTP-binding protein YihA/YsxC, which codes for MSDIDYSPDIIERGRLLFARQFLFVKGCVRIADLPPMDRVEIAFAGRSNVGKSSLINALVGMSGLARTSNTPGRTQELNIFESQSESLRIVDMPGYGYAKAPEDKVRQWTKLIHQYLTGRATLRRVYVLVDGRHGPKDNDLTVMNELDRSAVSYQIVLTKADKPGKEELDKVIAATKAAILKRPAAHPHVILTSSVKDVGLKELRTEIAMLLES